Proteins encoded together in one Canis aureus isolate CA01 chromosome 21, VMU_Caureus_v.1.0, whole genome shotgun sequence window:
- the BAD gene encoding bcl2-associated agonist of cell death, with product MFQIPEFEPSEQEDSSPANRGLGPSPTGDRPPSPGKHQQTAPGLLGEAGHQQGQPASRKHHGGAGAETRSRHSSFPAGTDEDEGMEEEELSPFRGRSSSAPPNLCAARRYGRELRRMSDEFQGSFKGLPRPKSAGTATQMRQSPSWTRVIQSWWDRNLGRGGSAPSQ from the exons ATGTTCCAGATCCCAGAGTTTGAGCCCAGTGAGCAAGAAGACTCCAGCCCTGCAAATAGGGGCTTGGGCCCCAGCCCCACAGGGGACCGGCCCCCAAGCCCTGGCAAGCACCAGCAGACGGCCCCAGGCCTCCTAGGGGAAGCTGGTCACCAGCAGGGGCAGCCAGCCAGCCGCAAACACCATGGAG GCGCTGGGGCTGAGACCCGGAGTCGCCACAGCTCGTTCCCCGCGGGGACCGACGAGGATGAAGGAATGGAGGAAGAAGAGCTCAGCCCTTTCCGGGGGCGCTCGAGCTCAGCGCCCCCCAACCTCTGCGCGGCACGGCGCTACGGCCGCGAGCTCCGCAGGATGAGCGACGAGTTCCAGGGCTCCTTCAAG GGACTTCCTCGCCCGAAGAGCGCGGGGACAGCGACGCAGATGCGACAAAGCCCCAGCTGGACgcgcgtcatccagtcctggtgggATCGGAACTTGGGGAGAGGAGGCTCCGCCCCGTCCCAGTGA
- the GPR137 gene encoding integral membrane protein GPR137 isoform X1 — MESNLSGLVPAAGLVPALPPAVTLGLTAAYTTLYALLFFSVYAQLWLVLLYGHKRLSYQTVFLALCLLWAALRTTLFSFYFRDTPRANRLGPLPFWLLYCCPVCLQFFTLTLMNLYFAQVVFKAKAKRRPEMSRGLLAVRGAFVGASLLFLLVNVLCAVLSRRRRAQPWALLLVRVLVSDSLFVICALSLAACLCLVARRAPSTSIYLEAKGTSVCQAAAMGGAMVLLYASRACYNLAALALAPRSRLDAFDYDWYNVSDQADLVNDLGNKGYLVFGLILFVWELLPTTLLVGFFRVHRPPQDLSTSRILNGQVFGSRSYFFDRAGHCEDEGCSWEHGHSESTSMSGSLGSGSWYGAIGREPGWCGSSQTRTTPLLFSQVLGPGGHHHSLYSTPQT; from the exons ATGGAGAGTAACCTGTCTGGCCTGGTGCCTGCTGCTGGGCTGGTGCCTGCGCTGCCTCCTGCTGTGACCCTGGGGCTGACTGCGGCCTACACCACTCTGTATGCCCTGCTCTTCTTCTCGGTCTATGCCCAGCTCTGGCTGGTGCTCCTATATGGACACAAGCGTCTCAGCTATCAGACCGTGTTCCTGGCACTCTGTCTGCTCTGGGCTGCCTTGCGCACCACCCTCTTCTCCTTCTACTTCCGAGATACCCCCCGAGCCAACCGTCTGGGACCCCTGCCCTTTTGGCTTCTCTACTGCTGCCCTGTCTGCCTGCAGTTCTTCACACTGACACTTATGAACCTCTACTTTGCCCAG GTTGTGTTCAAGGCCAAGGCGAAGCGCCGGCCGGAGATGAGCCGAGGCTT GCTGGCTGTCCGAGGGGCCTTCGTGGGGGCCTCGCTGCTCTTTCTGCTGGTGAATGTGCTGTGTGCTGTGCTGTCTCGCCGGCGCCGGGCACAGCCCTGGGCCCTCCTGCTGGTGCGAGTCCTGGTGAGCGACTCCCTCTTTGTTATCTGCGCCCTCTCTCTtgctgcctgcctctgccttgtTGCCCGGCGTGCACCCTCCACCAGCATCTACCTGGAGGCCAAG GGAACCAGTGTGTGCCAGGCAGCTGCGATGGGTGGTGCCATGGTCCTGCTGTATGCCAGCCGGGCCTGCTACAACCTGGCAGCCCTGGCCTTGGCCCCCCGGAGCCGGCTGGATGCTTTCGATTATGACTGGTACAACGTCTCTGACCAG GCGGACCTGGTGAATGATTTGGGGAACAAAGGCTACCTGGTGTTTGGTCTCATCCTCTTTGTGTGGGAGCTGCTGCCCACCACCCTGCTGGTGGGCTTTTTCCGGGTCCACCGGcccccacaggacctg AGCACCAGTCGCATCCTCAATGGGCAGGTCTTTGGTTCCCGTTCCTACTTCTTTGACCGGGCTGGGCATTGTGAGGACGAGGGCTGCTCCTGGGAGCATGGTCACAGCGAAAGCACCAG CATGTCAGGCAGCCTAGGCTCTGGCAGCTGGTATGGCGCCATCGGGCGGGAGCCAGGCTGGTGCGGGAGCAGCCAGACACGGACCACTCCGCTGCTCTTCTCCCAGGTGCTGGGACCAGGTGGCCACCACCACAGTCTCTACTCCACCCCACAGACGTga
- the GPR137 gene encoding integral membrane protein GPR137 isoform X2: protein MESNLSGLVPAAGLVPALPPAVTLGLTAAYTTLYALLFFSVYAQLWLVLLYGHKRLSYQTVFLALCLLWAALRTTLFSFYFRDTPRANRLGPLPFWLLYCCPVCLQFFTLTLMNLYFAQVVFKAKAKRRPEMSRGFIYLEAKGTSVCQAAAMGGAMVLLYASRACYNLAALALAPRSRLDAFDYDWYNVSDQADLVNDLGNKGYLVFGLILFVWELLPTTLLVGFFRVHRPPQDLSTSRILNGQVFGSRSYFFDRAGHCEDEGCSWEHGHSESTSMSGSLGSGSWYGAIGREPGWCGSSQTRTTPLLFSQVLGPGGHHHSLYSTPQT from the exons ATGGAGAGTAACCTGTCTGGCCTGGTGCCTGCTGCTGGGCTGGTGCCTGCGCTGCCTCCTGCTGTGACCCTGGGGCTGACTGCGGCCTACACCACTCTGTATGCCCTGCTCTTCTTCTCGGTCTATGCCCAGCTCTGGCTGGTGCTCCTATATGGACACAAGCGTCTCAGCTATCAGACCGTGTTCCTGGCACTCTGTCTGCTCTGGGCTGCCTTGCGCACCACCCTCTTCTCCTTCTACTTCCGAGATACCCCCCGAGCCAACCGTCTGGGACCCCTGCCCTTTTGGCTTCTCTACTGCTGCCCTGTCTGCCTGCAGTTCTTCACACTGACACTTATGAACCTCTACTTTGCCCAG GTTGTGTTCAAGGCCAAGGCGAAGCGCCGGCCGGAGATGAGCCGAGGCTT CATCTACCTGGAGGCCAAG GGAACCAGTGTGTGCCAGGCAGCTGCGATGGGTGGTGCCATGGTCCTGCTGTATGCCAGCCGGGCCTGCTACAACCTGGCAGCCCTGGCCTTGGCCCCCCGGAGCCGGCTGGATGCTTTCGATTATGACTGGTACAACGTCTCTGACCAG GCGGACCTGGTGAATGATTTGGGGAACAAAGGCTACCTGGTGTTTGGTCTCATCCTCTTTGTGTGGGAGCTGCTGCCCACCACCCTGCTGGTGGGCTTTTTCCGGGTCCACCGGcccccacaggacctg AGCACCAGTCGCATCCTCAATGGGCAGGTCTTTGGTTCCCGTTCCTACTTCTTTGACCGGGCTGGGCATTGTGAGGACGAGGGCTGCTCCTGGGAGCATGGTCACAGCGAAAGCACCAG CATGTCAGGCAGCCTAGGCTCTGGCAGCTGGTATGGCGCCATCGGGCGGGAGCCAGGCTGGTGCGGGAGCAGCCAGACACGGACCACTCCGCTGCTCTTCTCCCAGGTGCTGGGACCAGGTGGCCACCACCACAGTCTCTACTCCACCCCACAGACGTga